The Sphaerospermopsis torques-reginae ITEP-024 genome has a window encoding:
- a CDS encoding XisI protein, producing MEKIEQYRTYIQTLLTEYAQGSPSDHEVETQLIFDKERDHYQVVYTGWKNRRPMYGCVLHLDIKDHKIWIQHDGTEIGIADELVKLGVPKSDIVLAFHEPLVRQYTGFAVG from the coding sequence ATGGAAAAAATAGAACAATATCGTACATATATCCAAACTTTATTAACTGAATATGCTCAGGGAAGTCCATCGGATCATGAGGTAGAAACGCAACTGATTTTTGACAAGGAACGGGATCATTATCAGGTTGTTTATACAGGTTGGAAAAATCGCCGACCGATGTATGGTTGTGTTTTGCATTTGGATATTAAAGATCATAAAATTTGGATACAACATGATGGAACTGAGATTGGTATAGCGGATGAGTTAGTTAAATTAGGAGTGCCAAAATCAGATATTGTTTTAGCATTTCATGAACCTTTAGTGAGACAATATACAGGTTTTGCTGTTGGTTGA
- a CDS encoding XisH family protein, translating to MPAKDIFHDAVRIGLEKEGWVITDDPLRIRSGRVDMQIDLGAEKIIGAEKGEEKIAVEIKSFISSSNISEFHTALGQFLNYRLALKDQQPNRFLYLAVPLGAYQTFFNLPFVETAIEHFQLSLVVYDPNHEVIVTWKK from the coding sequence ATGCCAGCTAAAGATATTTTTCATGATGCTGTTAGGATAGGGTTAGAAAAAGAGGGTTGGGTGATTACAGATGATCCTTTAAGGATTCGCTCAGGTAGGGTTGATATGCAAATTGACTTGGGAGCAGAAAAAATCATAGGTGCTGAAAAAGGAGAGGAAAAGATTGCAGTTGAGATTAAAAGCTTTATTAGTTCTTCCAATATTTCGGAATTTCATACCGCTTTGGGTCAATTTCTTAACTATCGTCTGGCTTTGAAAGATCAGCAACCTAACCGTTTTTTATATTTAGCAGTTCCTCTGGGAGCTTATCAAACATTTTTTAACTTGCCATTTGTAGAAACCGCTATTGAGCATTTCCAACTCAGCTTGGTGGTCTATGATCCAAACCATGAGGTGATTGTAACATGGAAAAAATAG
- a CDS encoding S8 family peptidase, whose translation MPNLTDIPGISQIWTRTKGDPRIKIAILDGAADLERSCFQGAKFSQFKPYWAEDIELNEEYYYYLNLSLEFNQQQKDKKDDPDHDKEEAKKEREAFFASFPPAIRRRIELSSHATHISSTILGQHGTPAPGIAPLCTALNIPISFAGDDFISPINLTHAINTALQWGANIIHIAACHPTQTGVAPDLFARAVKQCQDNNMLIIAPGGNDKGECWCIPSILPGVITVGAMRDDGQPFKFSNYGGEYQNKGVMANGENILGAQPGTEEPIKQKGTSCAAPIVTGISALLMSLQLQRGEQPNAETVRQAILNSAIPCNPEDVEEPERCLLGKLNIPGAFQLLTGERLEPHPQTLSHQEKGVKISSSQVDSPVEPGNATSEALTLTIPSGRALEKAFSAGDWEGNSGVAVATAPRNEITEGVTPSAASKLVYALGTIGYDFGDEARRDSFKQLMPAVNIDGAIIPANPYDSRQMVDYLSANPSEAKPLIWTLNQELTPIYALEPVSGFAADIYETLIAMLEGQIQPEDSDDFVERVSIPARLTDRTVELFSGQVVPVITLTNTRGMYGWKVNSLVDAALQTVITEGTAPAQEMAMRKALSSFLNRVYYDLQNVGKTAKDRALNFSVTNAFQAASSFSQAIATGMQLDSIEVEKSPFCRINSDCWDVKLKFFDPENGRRAKKVYLFTIDVSDRIPVTLGQVRSWSVRK comes from the coding sequence ATGCCTAACCTGACAGACATCCCCGGAATTTCCCAAATTTGGACACGCACAAAAGGCGACCCCCGGATTAAAATTGCTATCCTTGATGGTGCAGCCGACTTAGAACGCAGTTGTTTTCAAGGGGCAAAATTTAGCCAATTTAAACCCTACTGGGCAGAAGATATTGAACTCAATGAAGAATATTATTATTATCTCAATTTATCTTTAGAATTTAACCAACAACAAAAAGACAAAAAAGACGACCCAGACCACGACAAAGAAGAAGCGAAAAAAGAACGAGAAGCATTTTTTGCCTCCTTTCCTCCTGCTATTAGACGACGGATAGAATTATCAAGTCATGCTACCCACATTTCTAGCACAATTTTAGGGCAACATGGCACACCTGCCCCTGGTATTGCTCCTTTATGTACAGCATTAAATATTCCCATTTCCTTCGCTGGTGATGATTTTATTTCCCCTATCAACCTTACTCATGCTATTAATACGGCTTTGCAATGGGGGGCAAATATCATCCATATTGCTGCTTGTCACCCCACCCAAACCGGAGTAGCACCAGATTTATTTGCCCGTGCTGTCAAACAATGCCAAGACAATAATATGTTAATTATTGCCCCTGGTGGTAATGATAAAGGGGAATGTTGGTGTATTCCTTCTATTCTTCCTGGTGTCATTACCGTTGGTGCAATGCGGGATGATGGCCAGCCGTTTAAATTTAGCAATTACGGTGGAGAATATCAAAATAAAGGTGTAATGGCCAATGGGGAAAATATCTTAGGCGCACAACCGGGAACAGAAGAACCTATCAAACAAAAAGGGACGAGTTGCGCTGCACCTATTGTTACAGGTATTTCTGCATTATTAATGAGTCTGCAATTACAACGAGGTGAACAACCCAACGCGGAAACGGTGCGTCAAGCGATTTTAAATAGTGCTATTCCCTGTAACCCGGAAGATGTGGAAGAACCAGAACGGTGTTTATTAGGTAAGTTAAATATTCCCGGTGCGTTTCAATTATTGACAGGAGAAAGGTTAGAACCTCACCCCCAAACCCTCTCCCACCAAGAGAAGGGGGTAAAAATCTCTTCTTCCCAGGTAGATTCCCCGGTAGAACCTGGGAATGCTACATCAGAGGCTCTGACCCTCACTATACCGTCAGGCAGAGCCTTGGAGAAGGCATTCTCAGCCGGAGACTGGGAAGGAAACTCTGGTGTAGCAGTTGCTACGGCTCCAAGAAATGAAATAACAGAAGGTGTTACCCCTAGTGCGGCTTCTAAACTTGTCTATGCTTTGGGTACTATTGGTTATGACTTTGGTGATGAAGCCAGAAGGGACTCTTTTAAACAATTAATGCCAGCAGTGAATATTGACGGTGCAATTATCCCTGCTAACCCTTATGATAGTCGGCAAATGGTTGATTATCTGTCAGCAAACCCCAGCGAAGCTAAACCTTTAATTTGGACTCTCAACCAAGAACTAACTCCCATTTATGCTTTAGAACCCGTTAGCGGTTTTGCTGCTGATATCTATGAAACTCTAATTGCCATGTTAGAGGGACAAATTCAACCAGAAGACAGTGATGATTTTGTGGAACGGGTGAGTATTCCCGCCAGGTTAACAGATAGAACTGTGGAGTTATTTTCCGGTCAAGTTGTACCTGTAATTACTCTAACTAATACTAGGGGAATGTATGGCTGGAAAGTCAACAGTTTGGTAGATGCAGCTTTGCAAACTGTGATTACGGAAGGCACAGCACCAGCCCAGGAAATGGCAATGCGGAAAGCTTTAAGTAGTTTCTTAAATCGAGTTTACTATGATTTACAAAATGTAGGAAAAACTGCTAAAGATCGGGCGCTGAATTTTTCTGTCACTAATGCTTTTCAAGCGGCTTCTAGTTTTAGCCAAGCTATTGCTACGGGTATGCAGCTTGATAGTATTGAAGTAGAAAAAAGTCCTTTCTGTCGGATTAATAGTGATTGTTGGGATGTGAAATTAAAGTTTTTTGACCCGGAAAATGGCCGCAGAGCTAAAAAAGTTTATCTGTTTACTATTGATGTTAGTGATAGGATTCCTGTAACTTTGGGTCAAGTTCGTTCTTGGTCTGTGCGGAAATAA